A single Thermoanaerobacterium sp. RBIITD DNA region contains:
- the gcvPB gene encoding aminomethyl-transferring glycine dehydrogenase subunit GcvPB, translating to MSYDKLIFEVSKKGHTAYSLPPLDVKETSLDDMIPKDLLREDELDLPEVSELELTRHYVNLSYKNYSVDKGFYPLGSCTMKYNPKVNEDIANLKDFTDIHPLQNENTVQGALKLMYNLQNMLKEITGMDKVTLQPAAGAHGELTGMMIIRAYFENRGDHKRKKMIVPDSAHGTNPASATTAGFDVVEIKSGKDGLIDIDSLKAVLNDEVAGLMLTNPNTLGLFEKNICEIANLIHDAGGLLYYDGANMNANMGITRPGDMGFDIVHLNLHKTFSTPHGGGGPGSGPVGVKGDLVDFLPVPVVEKVNDKYVLNYDIPYTIGKVRSYYGNFGVMVRAYAYILSMGAEGLKKASETAVLNANYIKEMLKAYYDLPFDCVCKHEFVFSGIKDKQSNISTLDIAKRLIDYGFHPPTIYFPLIVDNALMIEPTETESIETLNEFIDAMKSIAKEAKENPESLKEAPHEPYMRRLDEVKAARKPVLKYSK from the coding sequence ATGAGTTATGATAAATTGATATTTGAAGTCTCCAAAAAAGGTCATACTGCATATTCTCTTCCACCTTTAGATGTAAAAGAGACTAGTCTAGATGATATGATCCCAAAGGATTTATTGAGAGAAGATGAACTAGATCTTCCAGAGGTTAGCGAACTTGAGTTAACCAGACATTATGTAAATCTTTCATATAAAAATTACAGTGTTGATAAGGGATTTTATCCACTTGGTTCCTGTACAATGAAATACAACCCAAAGGTTAATGAAGATATAGCAAATTTAAAAGATTTTACAGACATACATCCATTACAGAATGAAAATACAGTACAGGGCGCGCTTAAACTTATGTATAATCTTCAGAATATGTTAAAAGAGATAACTGGAATGGACAAAGTTACACTACAGCCAGCTGCCGGTGCACATGGTGAACTTACTGGAATGATGATAATAAGGGCGTATTTTGAAAACCGTGGTGATCATAAAAGAAAGAAAATGATAGTACCTGATTCAGCACATGGTACAAATCCTGCCAGTGCAACAACAGCAGGTTTTGATGTAGTTGAAATAAAGTCTGGTAAGGACGGTTTAATTGACATTGACTCATTAAAAGCTGTTTTAAATGATGAAGTCGCCGGGCTAATGCTTACAAATCCTAACACATTAGGTCTATTTGAGAAAAACATCTGTGAAATAGCAAACTTAATTCATGATGCTGGTGGACTTTTGTATTACGATGGAGCGAACATGAATGCTAATATGGGTATTACAAGACCGGGTGATATGGGATTTGATATAGTGCACCTAAATCTCCACAAAACTTTCTCAACACCCCATGGCGGTGGTGGTCCAGGAAGCGGTCCCGTCGGTGTCAAAGGCGATTTAGTAGATTTCTTACCTGTTCCTGTCGTTGAAAAAGTTAATGATAAATATGTTTTAAATTATGATATACCATACACAATCGGAAAGGTAAGAAGCTATTATGGCAACTTCGGTGTTATGGTACGAGCATATGCGTATATACTTTCAATGGGTGCAGAAGGTCTTAAAAAAGCCAGTGAAACAGCCGTACTTAATGCCAATTATATAAAAGAAATGCTTAAAGCTTATTATGACCTTCCTTTTGATTGTGTATGTAAACATGAATTTGTCTTCAGCGGGATTAAAGATAAGCAAAGCAATATATCGACATTGGATATAGCAAAAAGATTAATAGACTATGGATTTCATCCACCGACAATATATTTCCCACTCATAGTAGACAACGCACTTATGATTGAGCCAACAGAAACCGAAAGTATAGAAACGCTAAACGAATTTATAGATGCTATGAAATCTATCGCAAAAGAAGCTAAGGAAAATCCAGAATCACTCAAAGAAGCGCCACATGAACCCTATATGAGAAGGCTTGATGAAGTAAAAGCAGCAAGAAAACCGGTGCTTAAATATTCTAAATAA
- a CDS encoding glycogen/starch/alpha-glucan phosphorylase produces the protein MNFDKEKIKKDFKNSLISLYAEDVKEATRNHKYYALSEVIKQYTFENWMKTNKHYIYDDVKQVYYFSVEFLLGRLLESNLINLGIRDVCKEALLEMGIDLDELLQAEKDAGLGNGGLGRLAACFIDSMASLSIPGHGNGIRYKYGFFNQKIVNGYQVEVPDDWLKDDYVWEVRRSDQALKVRFGGYLRMEQVNGKLKVYHEGYETVLAVPFDIPIIGYGCDTVNTLRLWNAEPIEREFDLSSFSSGDYIKAIEYKYSVEAITQVLYPDDSNYNNKFLRLKQEYFFVSAGVQSIIRTFKKKKRPIQDLYKYVAIHINDTHPSLVIPELMRILIDEEDLSWEESWNITTKVVSYTNHTIMQEALEIWPVDMVRSLLPRIYSIIEEINRRFIIEILDKYHGDTALADRLSIIKDGSVKMAFLSVVGSHSVNGVSKLHTDILKNQVLSDFYAITPDKFKNVTNGITHRRWLLKINPDLVNLIDDAIGSSWVKEPEKLIELKKYSKDLGFQDEIENVKFKNKQKLINYIKERYSIDINPDSIFDVQAKRLHAYKRQLLNVFHIMFLYNRLLENPNIDVYPRTFIFSAKAAPGYHLAKQIIKLINTVSYKINNDKIIKDKIKVVFLENYGVSLAEKIMPAAEVSEQISTASKEASGTGNMKFMMNGAITLGTLDGANVEIKEAVGDDNIVIFGLKSEEVLNFYKNGGYNSMDLYNSDERIKKVVDELTNGFFNVSGNEFMEIYYHLLKYNDEFFVLKDFDSYVKAQEIIDKLYRDRKRWNEMSIINIACSGRFSSDNSIKKYADEIWNV, from the coding sequence ATGAATTTTGATAAAGAGAAGATAAAAAAAGATTTTAAAAACAGCTTGATATCGCTTTATGCAGAGGATGTCAAAGAGGCCACAAGAAACCACAAGTATTATGCACTATCAGAGGTAATAAAACAATATACATTTGAAAATTGGATGAAAACAAATAAACATTATATATATGACGATGTTAAGCAGGTCTATTATTTTTCCGTAGAATTTTTGCTAGGAAGGTTATTAGAGAGTAACCTTATAAACCTCGGGATAAGGGATGTTTGCAAAGAAGCTCTACTGGAAATGGGTATAGATCTTGATGAACTCCTGCAAGCTGAAAAAGATGCAGGTCTTGGTAATGGTGGCCTTGGAAGGTTAGCTGCTTGCTTTATTGATTCAATGGCATCTTTAAGTATTCCAGGGCATGGCAATGGAATAAGGTATAAGTATGGATTTTTTAATCAGAAGATTGTTAATGGATATCAAGTTGAAGTGCCTGATGACTGGCTTAAAGACGATTATGTATGGGAAGTCAGGAGAAGTGACCAAGCTTTGAAGGTACGCTTTGGTGGGTATCTTCGAATGGAACAGGTCAATGGAAAATTGAAAGTATACCACGAAGGATATGAAACGGTTCTTGCTGTACCATTTGATATACCGATTATCGGTTATGGCTGTGATACAGTCAATACATTGAGGCTTTGGAATGCTGAGCCTATTGAGAGAGAGTTTGACCTATCATCCTTCTCATCAGGTGATTATATAAAAGCAATAGAGTATAAATATTCGGTTGAGGCAATTACACAGGTTTTATATCCAGATGATTCAAACTACAACAATAAATTTTTAAGGTTAAAACAAGAATATTTCTTTGTAAGTGCAGGTGTACAAAGCATAATAAGGACATTTAAGAAGAAAAAAAGGCCAATACAGGATTTGTATAAATATGTTGCGATACACATAAATGATACGCATCCGTCACTTGTCATACCTGAGCTTATGAGGATATTGATTGATGAAGAGGACCTGTCATGGGAAGAATCATGGAACATAACAACAAAAGTAGTTTCATACACTAACCATACCATAATGCAGGAAGCATTGGAGATATGGCCAGTCGATATGGTGAGGTCACTCTTACCCAGGATATATTCTATAATAGAGGAAATAAACAGGCGCTTTATAATTGAGATTTTGGATAAATATCACGGTGATACGGCACTTGCCGATAGATTATCCATAATAAAAGATGGATCTGTTAAAATGGCATTTTTATCTGTCGTCGGCAGTCATTCTGTCAACGGTGTTTCAAAGCTTCACACAGATATACTTAAAAATCAAGTTTTATCAGATTTTTATGCTATTACACCAGATAAATTTAAGAATGTCACGAATGGAATAACACATAGAAGATGGCTTTTAAAGATTAATCCTGACCTTGTAAATCTAATAGATGATGCAATAGGTTCATCATGGGTAAAGGAACCTGAGAAACTAATAGAGCTTAAAAAATATTCAAAAGACTTAGGATTCCAAGATGAGATCGAGAACGTAAAATTTAAAAACAAGCAAAAACTTATTAATTATATAAAAGAAAGATATTCAATTGACATAAATCCTGACTCCATATTTGATGTACAAGCAAAGAGGCTTCACGCCTATAAAAGGCAGCTTTTAAATGTTTTTCACATAATGTTTCTATATAATAGATTACTAGAAAACCCTAATATAGATGTATATCCAAGAACATTTATATTTAGTGCAAAAGCGGCACCTGGCTATCATCTTGCAAAGCAGATTATAAAACTAATAAATACTGTATCATACAAGATAAACAATGATAAGATAATTAAAGATAAGATTAAAGTAGTTTTTCTAGAAAACTATGGTGTGTCATTGGCAGAGAAAATTATGCCGGCTGCAGAAGTAAGCGAACAGATTTCTACTGCATCAAAGGAAGCATCAGGAACAGGAAACATGAAGTTCATGATGAATGGTGCAATAACATTGGGTACACTTGATGGTGCAAATGTTGAAATCAAAGAGGCGGTAGGTGATGACAATATAGTCATATTTGGCCTTAAATCTGAGGAAGTTTTAAATTTCTATAAAAATGGCGGATATAATTCTATGGACCTTTATAATAGCGACGAGAGAATTAAAAAGGTTGTAGATGAGCTGACAAATGGATTTTTTAACGTATCTGGAAATGAATTTATGGAAATATATTATCATTTACTCAAATACAATGATGAGTTTTTTGTTCTTAAAGATTTCGACTCATATGTAAAAGCACAAGAGATCATAGACAAGCTGTACCGTGATAGAAAAAGATGGAATGAGATGTCGATAATCAATATTGCATGTTCTGGCAGGTTTTCAAGCGATAACTCTATAAAAAAATATGCAGATGAAATCTGGAATGTATAG